TAACGAACAAGTGGAAAAGTACGAATTGACTTTATACCCTTATTTGGTGTGCAGATTTTTAATTGAAATTAATGGCACCATTTTGAGTTCCCTGTTGGCCATGAAACATTTtatgtgcatgcacataggggggggaaatcatcactcgaaaaaaaatcgggGAGACgggttttgcatttttaacgATGTTGCGATagcagttcattttttattgtcccATGGATTGATTGATAAGGCCATCATTCTCGATGTGGATGTTCATCAAGGGGATGGGACAGCTGAAATATTTCGAAATTGTGCGAACGTAAAAACGATCAGTTTGCACTGCAGGGACAATTTCCCTCCGGTGAAAGCAAACTCGACAATAGACGTCGAGTTTGATTCGTTCGCAACGGATGCTGATTATCTGGAAGCATATAAAAAGGTTTTGGATGATATAGCAGCCGAACAAAattgcatcattttttacctGTCCGGGGTGGACATCAGTGCGGACGATGACCTTGGCTTTCTGTCCGTGTCGGACGCGGGCATTTATCAACGGGACTTAATGACTTACCAGATGGCCCGTCAGAGGGGCATCCCCGTCGTCACCGTGCTGTCTGGGGGGTACAACGAGTGCGAGGAGGTCCTCGCGGAGAAGCACCTCTTGACCTTTCGGTGAGGGCTGCGCCCTAATTCGACGCACATTTGCACCGTGGCAAAGATGCGAAGCTGTGAAGCTGTGAAGCAGCAAGGAAACAAAACGGCGAAGAAGTAAACACACAAATTCGCGCACACACCGCCGCTTTTCCTCCCCGCAGAGCCGCAAAACAATCCTGGAATTCTCGCAACCCGCAGATCTGAGAAAGCCCCGCTGCTGCATTTCACCCTTCAAAGtaaccttcttttttttaaaaaaggaaaactctCTTTGGCGCACATCGCGTGGAATGTTTCGCATGAaccgttcaggtaaaaaaaaaaaatggtgcaacaaaatgtatgatcaaaaaaaaaaaaaaaaaaaaaatagctagctaaGCTAAAATgacaaaggggaagaaagcGACCTCCATATGGATAAAAAGCAGGACAGAACGCACGACGCGCTTTTACCATTGGAGGTTCACAACAACatccaccaccacccctaCTGCGCCAGTTTGTTCCGGTTCT
The sequence above is drawn from the Plasmodium cynomolgi strain B DNA, chromosome 10, whole genome shotgun sequence genome and encodes:
- a CDS encoding histone deacetylase (putative) yields the protein MRGRSYLEGNKRPTIRITRKRMHKKKLSQSSIDLLIDKFLFKFDKNHHQSEEDLHVCAKFATLQNELNRASRLAIFGGEGHSKVVTNQKRWYSSLSRNPPYVFHPIYSSVPMKEKYHRFKIKKYEKIFSRLIEGGIYNSDYSIPSCNISEMITPLFSIHDEGFIEEIFSIVINNEQVEKYELTLYPYLVCRFLIEINGTILSSLLAMKHFMCMHIGGGNHHSKKNRGDGFCIFNDVAIAVHFLLSHGLIDKAIILDVDVHQGDGTAEIFRNCANVKTISLHCRDNFPPVKANSTIDVEFDSFATDADYLEAYKKVLDDIAAEQNCIIFYLSGVDISADDDLGFLSVSDAGIYQRDLMTYQMARQRGIPVVTVLSGGYNECEEVLAEKHLLTFR